Proteins found in one Aquibium microcysteis genomic segment:
- a CDS encoding glutathione S-transferase, producing the protein MKLFDGGKAPNPRRVRIFLAEKGIEVPLVPVDMTALGHRDPEITRRNPLQRLPVLELDDGTILTESVAICRYFEELYPQPPLFGTGALGRAQVEMWQRRMELNFLGTVGNAFRHIHPAMKEWEVPQVPEWGEANKPRAVEFLRILDRELADREFVAGDAFSIADITGMIGVDFMKPARIAMPDDLTHVRRWYAAVSARPSAGA; encoded by the coding sequence ATGAAGCTGTTCGACGGCGGCAAGGCGCCCAATCCGCGCCGGGTGCGCATCTTCCTGGCGGAGAAGGGCATCGAGGTCCCGCTCGTGCCGGTCGACATGACGGCGCTCGGTCATCGCGATCCCGAGATCACCCGCCGAAATCCGCTGCAGCGGCTGCCGGTTCTCGAGCTCGACGACGGCACGATCCTGACGGAGTCGGTCGCCATCTGCCGCTATTTCGAGGAACTCTATCCGCAGCCGCCGTTGTTCGGCACCGGGGCGCTCGGGCGGGCGCAGGTCGAGATGTGGCAGCGTCGCATGGAGCTGAACTTCCTCGGCACCGTCGGCAACGCCTTCCGCCACATCCATCCGGCGATGAAGGAATGGGAAGTGCCGCAGGTGCCCGAATGGGGAGAGGCCAACAAGCCGCGCGCCGTCGAGTTCCTGCGCATCCTCGACCGCGAACTGGCCGACCGCGAGTTCGTCGCCGGCGACGCGTTCTCCATCGCCGATATCACCGGCATGATCGGCGTCGACTTCATGAAGCCTGCGCGCATCGCCATGCCCGACGACCTCACCCATGTCAGGCGCTGGTACGCTGCCGTCTCGGCGCGGCCGAGCGCCGGCGCCTGA
- a CDS encoding uracil-DNA glycosylase family protein: MDERVAAIRACRICRDAPLAQPLPHEPRPVVVASSTARVLIAGQAPGLRVHQSGIPFDDRSGDRLRDWLGVTRETFYDPGNFAIVPMGFCFPGYDAKGSDLPPRRECAPAWRASLLAAMTQVELVLTIGQYAQAWHLGGARAASLTQTVAGWRTIFETPGQPRQLPLPHPSWRNSGWLRRNPWFEAELLPVLRHEIAIRIRPQT, encoded by the coding sequence TTGGACGAACGCGTCGCGGCAATCCGCGCCTGCCGGATCTGCCGCGACGCACCCCTGGCGCAGCCCCTGCCGCACGAGCCGCGCCCGGTCGTGGTGGCGTCGTCCACCGCGCGGGTGCTGATTGCCGGGCAGGCGCCGGGGCTGCGCGTTCACCAGTCCGGCATCCCCTTCGACGATCGGTCCGGCGACCGGCTGCGCGACTGGCTCGGCGTCACGCGCGAGACCTTCTACGACCCCGGCAACTTCGCCATCGTGCCGATGGGCTTCTGCTTCCCGGGATATGACGCGAAGGGATCGGACCTGCCGCCGCGCCGCGAATGCGCGCCGGCCTGGCGCGCGTCGCTCCTGGCGGCGATGACGCAGGTCGAACTCGTGCTGACGATCGGCCAGTATGCGCAGGCTTGGCATCTCGGCGGCGCACGTGCGGCGTCGCTGACGCAGACGGTCGCCGGCTGGCGGACGATCTTCGAGACGCCAGGACAGCCGCGGCAACTGCCCCTGCCGCACCCCTCCTGGCGCAACAGCGGCTGGCTCCGTCGGAATCCCTGGTTCGAGGCAGAACTGCTGCCGGTGCTGCGGCATGAAATCGCCATCCGCATCCGGCCGCAGACTTAG
- a CDS encoding Lrp/AsnC family transcriptional regulator produces the protein MDRLDKKILRLLQEDATLAVADVAKKVGLSTTPCWRRIQKLEEEGVIQRRVAVLNPEKVNTRVNVFISIRTSSHSLEWLKRFSEVVQEFPEVVEFYRMSGDVDYLIRVVVPDIAAYDAFYKKLIARIEIRDVSSAFAMEQIKYTTQLPLDYMVLDKDGSAGAGS, from the coding sequence ATGGACCGCCTCGACAAGAAGATCCTGCGCCTGCTGCAGGAAGACGCCACGCTCGCCGTCGCCGACGTCGCCAAGAAGGTGGGGCTGTCGACGACGCCGTGCTGGCGGCGCATCCAGAAGCTGGAGGAGGAGGGCGTCATCCAGCGCCGGGTGGCGGTCCTGAATCCCGAGAAGGTCAACACGAGGGTCAACGTCTTCATCTCCATCCGCACCAGTTCCCACAGCCTGGAGTGGCTGAAGCGTTTTTCGGAGGTGGTTCAGGAGTTTCCCGAGGTGGTCGAATTCTACCGCATGAGCGGCGACGTCGACTACCTGATCCGCGTCGTCGTGCCCGACATCGCCGCCTATGATGCCTTCTACAAGAAGCTGATCGCCAGGATCGAGATCCGCGACGTGTCGTCCGCCTTCGCCATGGAGCAGATCAAGTACACCACGCAGCTTCCACTCGACTACATGGTGCTCGACAAGGACGGCAGTGCCGGTGCAGGAAGCTGA